A single window of Candidatus Hydrogenedentota bacterium DNA harbors:
- a CDS encoding tetratricopeptide repeat protein has translation MRQRAVVWMAAVLVGLAMAPAAFAGDLNLWISYHFTGMESYRAGKFRDAESLLALAKPETCDKNREAFTLNGLGKVESALGNYPEADKYFQKALVLREKSCGKESHFVPAILNNMGDLQYIAGDKCKAKCLYRKALDLEEKDQLSIEVSRSLNGLALLANDEGNYVEAENLLKRAIAVHDKGGRREHPYCATALINLASLYTNLGRTCEAKPLFKRAEYIQKQSIGCDHPDVAVRLHAYAGYLTKIGNLDEARCAQERANEIQARFAELNHKA, from the coding sequence ATGCGTCAACGAGCCGTGGTTTGGATGGCAGCCGTGTTGGTGGGACTGGCCATGGCGCCCGCCGCGTTCGCGGGTGACCTAAACCTCTGGATTTCCTACCATTTCACAGGGATGGAATCGTATCGTGCAGGCAAGTTCCGCGATGCGGAATCGTTGCTGGCGTTGGCCAAGCCGGAGACGTGCGACAAGAATCGCGAGGCGTTCACGCTTAATGGTCTTGGAAAGGTCGAATCCGCCCTGGGTAATTACCCTGAAGCGGACAAGTATTTCCAGAAGGCGCTAGTCTTACGCGAGAAGTCGTGCGGCAAGGAAAGCCACTTCGTTCCCGCGATCCTCAACAACATGGGCGATCTCCAATACATCGCCGGCGACAAGTGCAAAGCGAAATGTTTGTATCGCAAGGCGCTGGACCTGGAAGAAAAGGACCAGCTTAGCATCGAAGTGTCGCGCAGCTTGAACGGGCTGGCGCTGCTTGCGAACGACGAAGGCAATTACGTGGAAGCAGAGAACCTGCTGAAGCGCGCTATCGCCGTGCACGATAAGGGCGGCCGCCGTGAGCACCCATATTGCGCGACGGCGCTAATCAACCTCGCTTCGCTCTATACGAACCTCGGTCGTACCTGCGAGGCGAAGCCGTTGTTTAAGCGCGCCGAGTACATCCAGAAACAGTCGATCGGCTGCGATCATCCGGACGTGGCCGTGCGGTTGCATGCATACGCCGGGTACCTGACGAAGATTGGCAACCTGGATGAAGCCCGTTGCGCCCAGGAACGGGCCAACGAGATTCAAGCGCGGTTTGCGGAGTTGAATCACAAGGCGTAA